The following proteins are encoded in a genomic region of Pelodictyon phaeoclathratiforme BU-1:
- the rplC gene encoding 50S ribosomal protein L3, protein MGAILGKKIGMTRLFNEKREAVSCTIIQAGPCFVTQVKRADKEGYDAYQIGIGERKEKKVSKPLQGHYKKAGVAPGFKLAEFDFKELNQELELGSAVSVESFTEGEKVNVLGVSKGKGFAGVMKRHNFSGGQRTHGQSDRQRAPGSVGGSSDPSRVFKGTRMAGRMGSDNITVRNLVIFKIMPESNLIVIKGSVPGPKNSYVKIVSTKK, encoded by the coding sequence ATGGGTGCGATTCTTGGAAAAAAAATCGGCATGACCCGTTTATTCAATGAGAAACGCGAGGCGGTATCCTGCACGATTATCCAGGCAGGTCCATGCTTTGTAACACAGGTTAAACGTGCAGATAAAGAGGGTTACGACGCTTATCAGATTGGTATTGGAGAAAGGAAAGAGAAGAAGGTAAGCAAACCGTTACAGGGTCATTACAAAAAAGCAGGCGTTGCGCCGGGTTTCAAGTTGGCTGAGTTTGATTTTAAGGAACTGAATCAGGAGCTTGAGCTGGGCAGTGCTGTAAGTGTTGAATCGTTCACCGAAGGTGAGAAGGTCAATGTTCTCGGAGTCTCAAAAGGAAAAGGTTTTGCCGGTGTCATGAAACGTCACAATTTCAGTGGCGGTCAGAGAACACATGGTCAGTCTGACAGGCAGAGAGCGCCAGGATCTGTTGGTGGTTCATCCGATCCATCGAGGGTTTTCAAGGGTACCAGAATGGCCGGACGAATGGGTTCAGACAATATTACGGTACGGAATCTTGTGATTTTCAAGATCATGCCTGAGTCTAACCTTATTGTTATCAAGGGATCGGTGCCGGGCCCAAAGAACTCCTATGTCAAGATTGTTTCTACAAAAAAGTAA
- the tuf gene encoding elongation factor Tu, translating to MAKESYKRDKPHVNIGTIGHVDHGKTTLTAAITSVLAKQGLAAARDFGSIDKAPEERERGITISTAHVEYQTKKRHYAHIDCPGHADYIKNMITGAAQMDGAILVVAGTDGPMPQTREHILLARQVNVPSLVVFLNKVDIADPELIELVELELRELLTQYNFPGDDIPIVKGSALKALEGDPEGEKAIMELMDAVDSFIPDPVRDIDKPFLMPVEDVFSISGRGTVGTGRIERGRIKINEEVEIVGLRPTRKSVVTGIEMFQKLLDEGQAGDNAGLLLRGVDKTELERGMVIAKPGTIKPHTKFKAEVYILKKEEGGRHTPFFNGYRPQFYFRTTDVTGSVTLPEGVEMVMPGDNLGVEVELLAPIAMDEGLRFAIREGGRTVGAGSVTTIIE from the coding sequence ATGGCAAAAGAGTCCTACAAAAGGGATAAACCCCATGTCAATATAGGAACCATTGGTCACGTTGATCATGGCAAGACAACCTTGACCGCAGCGATTACTTCGGTTCTCGCCAAGCAGGGACTTGCTGCAGCGCGTGACTTCGGCAGTATCGACAAGGCTCCTGAAGAGAGAGAGCGTGGTATTACCATTTCAACAGCGCACGTTGAGTACCAGACAAAAAAGCGTCACTATGCGCATATTGACTGTCCTGGTCACGCTGATTACATTAAAAACATGATCACTGGTGCAGCCCAGATGGATGGCGCCATTCTTGTTGTTGCAGGTACTGATGGTCCTATGCCTCAGACTCGCGAGCACATCCTGCTTGCCCGTCAGGTAAACGTCCCTTCACTTGTTGTTTTCCTGAACAAAGTTGATATTGCTGACCCTGAACTTATCGAGCTTGTTGAGCTTGAGCTGAGAGAGCTTTTGACTCAGTACAATTTCCCTGGTGATGATATTCCGATTGTCAAGGGTTCCGCACTGAAGGCTCTTGAAGGTGATCCTGAAGGTGAAAAGGCAATTATGGAGCTTATGGATGCAGTTGATTCCTTTATCCCTGATCCAGTTCGCGACATTGACAAGCCGTTCCTGATGCCGGTCGAAGATGTTTTCTCTATTTCTGGTCGTGGTACTGTTGGTACCGGCAGAATTGAGAGAGGCCGTATCAAGATCAACGAAGAGGTTGAAATCGTCGGTCTGAGACCTACACGCAAATCGGTCGTTACCGGTATCGAAATGTTCCAGAAGCTTCTTGATGAAGGTCAGGCTGGTGATAACGCTGGTCTTCTTCTCCGTGGTGTTGATAAAACAGAACTTGAGCGTGGTATGGTTATTGCCAAACCGGGCACCATCAAGCCGCACACCAAGTTCAAGGCTGAGGTCTATATTCTGAAGAAGGAAGAGGGTGGCCGTCATACACCGTTCTTTAACGGTTACCGTCCCCAGTTCTATTTCCGTACAACAGATGTTACCGGTTCTGTAACGCTGCCTGAAGGTGTCGAGATGGTTATGCCTGGTGACAACCTTGGTGTTGAAGTCGAGTTGCTTGCCCCGATCGCTATGGATGAGGGCCTGCGTTTTGCTATTCGTGAAGGTGGTCGTACCGTTGGTGCGGGTTCCGTTACCACGATTATTGAATAA
- the rpsJ gene encoding 30S ribosomal protein S10, translating to MAVQQKIRIKLKSYDHSLVDKWALRIIDVVKQTDAIIFGPIPLPTKSHVYTVNRSPHVDKKSREQFSFSSHKRLIEIINPTSRTIDMLMKLELPSGVDVEIKS from the coding sequence GTGGCTGTACAGCAAAAGATAAGAATCAAGCTCAAGTCTTACGACCATAGCCTGGTTGATAAGTGGGCTCTAAGGATTATTGATGTGGTCAAGCAGACGGATGCTATTATCTTTGGTCCAATACCGCTGCCTACAAAATCGCATGTTTACACCGTAAACCGGTCTCCGCATGTCGACAAGAAGTCCCGTGAGCAGTTTTCATTCTCCTCTCACAAGAGGTTGATTGAAATTATAAACCCGACATCCAGAACCATTGATATGCTGATGAAGCTCGAACTTCCAAGCGGCGTTGATGTTGAAATTAAGTCTTAA